The proteins below come from a single Thermoflexus hugenholtzii JAD2 genomic window:
- a CDS encoding DUF2283 domain-containing protein, translating to MSGLRIGRVSSSEEVAHGIVLDFDAYDRVVGIEIEGARVRRSIPRLEVKGFPLAQRILMEQAPASAGP from the coding sequence ATGTCCGGCTTGCGGATCGGCCGAGTGTCGAGTTCGGAAGAAGTGGCCCACGGGATCGTGCTGGATTTCGATGCGTATGATCGGGTGGTCGGCATTGAGATCGAAGGCGCGCGCGTTCGTCGATCTATCCCCCGCCTCGAGGTCAAGGGGTTTCCGCTCGCTCAACGAATTCTGATGGAGCAGGCTCCCGCGTCCGCAGGGCCATGA
- a CDS encoding G5 domain-containing protein, which translates to MPNGWGRWIIGLGAMALAACTARPAPVTVVADGQRRTVYVRGPTVREALAQAGITLRDLDRVTPPENVPIQPGMVITVTRITQTLEVEEIPLPFPQQILKDARLAPGETRLIRRGEPGMERVTVRLTWADGQLVERREVHRERLREPVPEILAVGLGGEVASLPISGTLVFLARRDAWRMAGETSRILPLTRFGDLDGRVFALSPDASILLFSRAPLTASSRLLNTLWGLDLRADPPRSQPAGPENILWLDWSPRGDRMAFTTGEPSPGPPGWRANNDLWIGRWAGGRITARQVLTSTAGGPYGWWGMRWAWSPDGRRLAFGRTDGIGILDVESLRITLRITFPVYETGGAWAWTPALSWSPDGRYLAALVHGPPRGEEPPEQSTRFDLWIVAVEGGWARPLLEDVGMWAAILWTPRGIFFGQARQPEMGDASRYDLYGMDHDGSNRRRLFPPEGEIGFGGPPDMLWAPDGQSLLVRYQGDLYRINLLSGRIDRLTAQGDIAAMAWR; encoded by the coding sequence ATGCCGAACGGATGGGGACGCTGGATCATCGGACTGGGAGCGATGGCGCTGGCCGCCTGCACCGCCCGGCCAGCCCCGGTGACCGTGGTGGCCGATGGCCAGCGCCGGACGGTTTACGTCCGCGGCCCCACGGTCCGGGAGGCCCTGGCCCAGGCTGGCATCACCCTTCGGGACCTGGACCGCGTCACCCCACCGGAGAACGTCCCCATCCAGCCTGGGATGGTGATCACCGTCACCCGCATCACCCAGACCCTGGAGGTCGAGGAGATCCCCCTGCCCTTCCCCCAGCAGATCCTGAAGGACGCCCGGCTGGCCCCCGGAGAGACCCGCCTGATCCGCCGGGGGGAGCCCGGGATGGAACGGGTCACCGTCCGCCTCACATGGGCGGACGGCCAGCTGGTGGAGCGCCGGGAGGTGCATCGGGAGCGCCTCCGGGAGCCAGTGCCCGAGATCCTCGCCGTGGGCCTGGGTGGCGAGGTAGCCTCCCTCCCCATCTCCGGCACCCTGGTCTTCCTGGCCCGCCGGGACGCATGGCGGATGGCCGGGGAGACCTCCCGGATCCTTCCGCTCACCCGCTTCGGCGATTTGGACGGTCGGGTCTTCGCCCTCTCTCCGGACGCATCCATCCTGCTGTTCTCCCGGGCACCCCTCACGGCCTCCTCCCGCCTGCTGAACACCCTGTGGGGACTGGATCTCCGGGCGGACCCGCCCCGTTCCCAGCCTGCCGGCCCGGAGAACATCCTCTGGCTGGACTGGTCCCCCCGGGGGGACCGCATGGCCTTCACCACCGGGGAGCCCAGCCCCGGGCCGCCGGGATGGCGGGCGAACAACGACCTGTGGATCGGCCGCTGGGCCGGTGGACGCATCACGGCGCGTCAGGTCCTCACCTCCACAGCGGGAGGTCCCTACGGCTGGTGGGGGATGCGCTGGGCCTGGTCCCCGGACGGCCGGCGCCTGGCCTTCGGGCGGACGGACGGGATCGGCATCCTGGATGTGGAGAGCCTCCGGATCACCCTCCGGATCACCTTCCCGGTTTACGAGACGGGGGGCGCCTGGGCGTGGACGCCCGCCCTCTCCTGGTCACCCGACGGGCGCTACCTGGCCGCCCTGGTCCACGGCCCGCCTCGAGGGGAGGAGCCGCCGGAACAATCGACGCGCTTCGATCTGTGGATCGTGGCCGTCGAGGGTGGCTGGGCACGCCCGCTTCTGGAGGACGTCGGGATGTGGGCGGCCATCTTGTGGACCCCGCGGGGGATCTTCTTCGGACAGGCCCGGCAGCCTGAGATGGGGGACGCCTCGCGCTACGACCTCTACGGGATGGACCACGACGGGAGCAACCGGCGACGGCTGTTCCCACCGGAGGGGGAGATCGGGTTCGGCGGCCCGCCGGATATGCTCTGGGCCCCCGACGGCCAGAGCCTCCTGGTCCGCTATCAGGGGGACCTCTACCGGATCAATCTCCTCTCCGGCCGGATCGACCGCCTCACCGCGCAGGGGGACATTGCCGCCATGGCCTGGCGTTAG
- a CDS encoding pilus assembly protein TadG-related protein, whose product MRGRGQIVVLFAFMVVGLLALAGLAMDGARLYAARHRLQHALDGATLAGSNQFRVGRTLADIQQAAQDFLTAQGFDVAAIRVYTCDDPGPYAAELCTTPRRKLVRVEAEVTVPMTFLRVVGWESARLSGSATGEAASVDLVLIIDNSESMAYDTRMVLASANPIVCIPTDAPDPNPACPRPQRPHFCNPTDACEPFRFVRQAALEFAARMYYPYDRVAVISFDRQPRLWVDLNGGTSLMAVENAIRSIQVYDPSQNAQTAKCAGMDCTSESGNCVPVPVFEPGPGNDPRPCPSSNVQGALRLAYNVLATQGRPAETGALWAIVMLSDAAANATDPVPSSPDPATKNFGLCPKYTPPPGWGEPTWYWGDPTYRPFCQDGDFEARHPSTSPRYDAEDAALDMVDVLREANVVVFSIGYGTGMHSLNVRPGGGRDRDVGEKFMRYLADSTDGDNRADCLQSGDDWFSSGAVWKPQGQSCSNYFYAPDASTLQQIFREIARRIFTRLNR is encoded by the coding sequence ATGCGCGGCCGCGGTCAGATTGTGGTCCTGTTCGCTTTCATGGTAGTGGGGCTGCTGGCCCTGGCCGGCCTGGCCATGGACGGCGCCCGGCTTTACGCCGCCCGGCACCGCTTGCAGCACGCCCTGGATGGAGCAACCCTGGCCGGCTCCAATCAGTTCCGCGTCGGCCGCACCCTGGCCGACATTCAGCAGGCCGCTCAGGATTTCCTGACCGCCCAGGGCTTCGACGTCGCCGCTATCCGGGTCTACACATGCGACGATCCGGGCCCCTACGCCGCGGAGCTCTGCACCACCCCCAGGCGCAAGCTGGTGCGTGTCGAAGCGGAGGTGACCGTCCCGATGACCTTCCTGCGCGTGGTGGGCTGGGAGAGCGCGCGCCTCTCCGGCTCCGCCACAGGGGAGGCCGCCTCGGTGGACCTAGTGCTGATCATCGACAACTCAGAGTCTATGGCCTACGACACCCGCATGGTCCTCGCCTCCGCAAACCCCATCGTGTGCATCCCCACCGATGCCCCCGATCCCAATCCGGCATGTCCTCGGCCCCAGCGGCCGCACTTCTGCAACCCGACGGACGCCTGTGAACCCTTCCGCTTTGTGCGGCAGGCAGCGCTGGAATTCGCCGCCCGGATGTATTACCCCTACGACCGCGTGGCGGTGATCTCCTTCGATCGCCAGCCTCGCCTGTGGGTGGATCTGAACGGGGGGACCAGCCTGATGGCCGTTGAGAACGCGATCCGGAGCATCCAGGTTTATGACCCTTCCCAAAACGCACAGACTGCAAAATGCGCAGGGATGGATTGCACCTCCGAATCGGGGAACTGCGTCCCGGTGCCTGTCTTCGAGCCGGGGCCCGGCAACGATCCCCGCCCGTGTCCCAGCAGCAACGTCCAAGGAGCCCTCCGGCTGGCTTACAACGTCTTGGCCACCCAGGGACGTCCGGCGGAGACCGGTGCCCTCTGGGCCATCGTGATGCTGAGCGATGCCGCCGCCAACGCCACAGATCCCGTTCCGAGCTCGCCAGATCCGGCAACCAAGAACTTCGGGCTCTGCCCGAAATATACACCGCCCCCGGGGTGGGGGGAGCCCACCTGGTATTGGGGGGATCCCACCTACCGTCCGTTCTGTCAGGATGGAGACTTCGAAGCGCGCCATCCCAGCACGAGCCCCCGTTACGATGCGGAGGACGCCGCGCTGGATATGGTGGACGTGCTGAGAGAGGCCAACGTAGTGGTCTTCTCGATCGGCTACGGCACCGGGATGCACAGCCTGAACGTCCGGCCCGGTGGGGGGCGAGATCGCGATGTCGGGGAGAAGTTCATGCGCTACCTCGCCGACAGCACGGATGGGGACAACCGGGCCGATTGCCTGCAGAGCGGGGACGACTGGTTCAGCTCCGGAGCGGTCTGGAAACCCCAGGGGCAGTCGTGCAGCAATTACTTCTACGCCCCGGACGCCAGCACCCTGCAACAGATCTTCCGGGAGATCGCCCGTCGGATCTTCACCCGCTTGAACCGATAG
- a CDS encoding TadE family protein: MRRLAQGTLEFAVALPIFLMLVFMVIELARVFYAWATIENNARAAARYLSTGQYDEAFCLSGCTDEADREQARLQAGLMRGREILYGLLVTSFGEQAGGPGSDAPGFYGVTICSSRAGFEFDPATLRCEPGNDAGGPGDRVVVVVRYNHMIITPFLRPIVSHIPLIARREAINERFRTVRLLGLPPQIPTVEPPPTPTFTPGPTDTPTPTPPPTDTPTPTPTATATPTPTSTSTPTATATRTPTRTPTRTRRPTRTRTPTPTPCPPSICTPTPTRTPTRTPTITPTRTPTRTRTPTPTRTPTPTVCPPSVCTPTPTRTPTRTPTRTFTPTPTRTPTITPTRTPTRTPTRTPTPTPVWTPTPPRTPTPTPTRTPSGWDG; the protein is encoded by the coding sequence ATGCGCCGATTGGCTCAGGGGACGCTGGAGTTCGCCGTGGCCCTGCCTATCTTCCTGATGCTGGTCTTCATGGTCATCGAGCTGGCCCGGGTGTTCTACGCCTGGGCGACCATTGAGAACAACGCCCGGGCGGCGGCCCGGTACCTTTCTACCGGGCAATACGATGAGGCCTTCTGTCTCAGCGGCTGCACGGATGAGGCCGACCGGGAGCAGGCCCGGCTGCAGGCCGGCCTGATGCGGGGACGCGAGATCCTTTACGGTCTCTTGGTCACCTCCTTCGGGGAACAGGCCGGCGGGCCCGGCTCGGATGCGCCGGGCTTCTACGGCGTGACCATCTGCAGCAGCCGGGCAGGCTTCGAATTCGATCCGGCCACCCTGCGCTGCGAGCCCGGCAACGACGCGGGCGGCCCCGGAGACCGGGTGGTGGTGGTGGTGCGCTACAACCATATGATCATCACCCCCTTCCTGCGGCCTATCGTCTCCCACATCCCGCTGATCGCCCGCCGCGAGGCCATCAACGAGCGCTTCCGGACCGTCCGTCTGCTGGGGCTGCCGCCGCAGATCCCAACGGTGGAGCCGCCTCCCACGCCGACGTTCACCCCGGGTCCCACCGATACGCCCACGCCCACGCCGCCGCCCACGGACACACCGACGCCTACCCCTACGGCGACGGCAACCCCGACGCCGACATCGACCTCCACGCCCACGGCCACTGCAACGCGCACGCCCACCCGCACGCCTACGCGCACCCGCAGGCCAACGCGCACCCGCACGCCTACGCCCACGCCGTGCCCGCCGTCGATCTGCACGCCCACGCCGACCCGCACCCCCACGCGCACACCGACTATCACGCCGACTCGCACTCCCACGCGCACGCGGACGCCGACGCCCACCCGCACGCCCACACCGACGGTATGTCCGCCGTCGGTCTGCACGCCTACGCCCACCCGCACGCCCACGCGCACACCAACCCGCACATTCACGCCTACGCCCACACGGACGCCGACGATCACACCCACCCGCACGCCGACCCGCACGCCCACCCGCACCCCGACGCCCACGCCGGTGTGGACGCCCACGCCCCCCCGGACACCCACGCCGACGCCGACCCGCACGCCAAGCGGGTGGGACGGGTGA
- a CDS encoding TadE/TadG family type IV pilus assembly protein, producing the protein MGRGRGQSLVEFALAATVLLILLTGVLDLGRMYMAWVAIQDAAGEGALYAAMNPRCISAANGPDCQTPNNAYDRTFIAIRSTPGTPLDPYRVTIVITPNDPGQICFGTPITVSTRYSFTMITPVMQAMFGPEVALRAYAVQRALNNGSSGCP; encoded by the coding sequence ATGGGACGAGGACGCGGTCAGAGCCTGGTGGAGTTCGCCCTGGCAGCCACTGTCTTGCTGATCCTGCTCACCGGGGTGCTGGACCTGGGCCGGATGTATATGGCCTGGGTGGCCATCCAGGACGCCGCCGGGGAGGGGGCGCTGTATGCGGCGATGAACCCCCGCTGCATCAGCGCGGCCAACGGCCCGGATTGCCAGACGCCCAACAACGCCTACGACCGCACCTTCATCGCCATCCGCTCCACCCCCGGGACCCCCCTGGATCCCTACCGGGTGACGATCGTGATCACGCCGAACGATCCGGGGCAGATCTGCTTCGGCACGCCGATCACAGTCTCGACGCGGTATTCGTTCACGATGATCACGCCGGTGATGCAGGCGATGTTCGGCCCAGAGGTGGCGCTGCGGGCTTACGCGGTGCAGCGCGCCCTCAACAACGGTTCAAGCGGATGCCCATAG
- a CDS encoding TadE/TadG family type IV pilus assembly protein, protein MTSRIREVRMRGASFRRGQGLVEFALILPVLLLFMLGIMEFGRVLYIYTEVSNAAREALRAGAATIHRANDADRGKVTAAECNEILNRAYGTLALTPRSQVTITVEYLRPTSGGGSTSLGVCASDPAQIQLPTAVLALNDQVYVEVQSRVSAATPLMQPFLPGLTLRFAGMRSVVPISGIAMPKP, encoded by the coding sequence ATGACCTCACGGATCCGAGAGGTGCGGATGCGGGGGGCATCCTTCCGCCGGGGTCAGGGGTTGGTGGAGTTCGCCTTGATCCTCCCGGTGCTGTTGCTGTTCATGCTGGGGATCATGGAGTTCGGCCGCGTCCTCTACATCTACACCGAGGTCTCCAATGCGGCCCGGGAGGCCTTACGGGCGGGGGCGGCGACCATCCACCGGGCCAATGACGCCGATCGGGGGAAGGTCACCGCTGCGGAGTGCAATGAGATCCTGAACCGGGCCTACGGGACCCTGGCCCTGACGCCCCGGAGCCAGGTGACGATCACGGTGGAATACCTGCGCCCCACCTCTGGTGGTGGCAGCACCTCCCTGGGGGTATGCGCTTCGGATCCCGCGCAGATCCAGCTGCCGACAGCGGTCCTGGCCCTGAACGATCAGGTGTATGTGGAAGTGCAATCCCGGGTGAGCGCGGCCACGCCCCTGATGCAGCCCTTCCTTCCGGGCCTGACGCTGCGCTTCGCCGGGATGCGCTCGGTGGTCCCGATCAGCGGCATCGCGATGCCGAAACCGTAG
- a CDS encoding TadE/TadG family type IV pilus assembly protein: MSERGRRGRRAQSIVELAILLPLFLILIAGLTEIGFAIAAYLSLQDAVREAARFGADGDPCLYADRQEDPRDPSAVCGSDLFLNPISQRFDEAFQPYALNSGLGDDLVISAFGVRQDGTLVWRLPRDAPNGWSRFNNQSSRVTNEAITAQVGRSPSKGILIVEAYYHYRQRLGLFTSIFPEIIPMYASAWMPLPSVDPME, from the coding sequence ATGAGCGAGCGGGGACGGAGAGGACGGCGGGCCCAGAGCATCGTGGAGCTGGCGATTCTACTCCCCCTCTTTCTGATCCTCATCGCTGGGCTCACCGAGATCGGGTTCGCCATTGCAGCCTATCTCTCCCTGCAGGACGCCGTGCGGGAAGCCGCCCGCTTCGGGGCCGATGGGGATCCCTGCCTCTACGCGGATCGCCAGGAGGACCCGCGGGATCCCAGCGCTGTGTGCGGCAGCGACCTGTTCCTGAACCCCATCTCCCAGCGATTTGACGAGGCCTTCCAGCCCTATGCGCTGAACTCCGGCCTGGGGGACGACCTGGTGATCTCCGCCTTCGGCGTCCGGCAGGACGGCACATTGGTCTGGCGGCTCCCCCGAGACGCCCCCAACGGCTGGTCACGATTCAACAATCAAAGCTCTCGAGTCACCAACGAGGCCATCACTGCGCAGGTTGGTCGTTCCCCGAGCAAAGGGATCCTGATCGTGGAGGCCTATTATCACTATCGTCAGCGTCTGGGCCTGTTCACATCGATATTCCCTGAAATCATCCCGATGTATGCGTCGGCCTGGATGCCGCTGCCTTCGGTGGATCCGATGGAATGA